From Homo sapiens chromosome 6, GRCh38.p14 Primary Assembly, the proteins below share one genomic window:
- the LOC127898563 gene encoding uncharacterized LOC127898563, producing the protein MGNGDWDRRGVSPSLLLGRVPVLVS; encoded by the coding sequence ATGGGCAACGGTGATTGGGACCGAAGGGGAGTCTCTCCGTCACTGTTGCTGGGACGCGTGCCTGTGCTGGTGTCTTAG